The genomic region GGCGTTGCGAGGATTGGTTCGCGCCGAAGTCGCCAACGCTATTGAAGGCGTGACCAAAGGCTTTGAAAGGCACCTTGACATTGTTGGAATCGGTTATCGCGCTGAGGTAAGCGGCAAGTCGGTCGTGCTGGCGTTGGGCTACTCCCACCCGGTTAACTTCCCGATTCCTGAAGGAATTTCCGTCAGTGTTGAAAAGCAGACTCACCTGGTCATCAAGGGAGTCAATGCTCGCCTGGTGGGGCAGACCGCTGCCAGGATTCGCGGCTTGCGGCCCCCCGATCCCTACAAGAACAAAGGGGTGCGGTACACCGGCGAGCGGCTGAAGAAGAAAGTTGGCAAGGCGGCTGCAGGAGCTGCCAAGGCGTAGGCTGCAGGAAGGAATAGCAGACGGCATGTTGACTCAAGTTTCAAAAAATGTTCGTCGCCAGAGAGTTCATCAGCGCATCCGGCGCCGGGTGAGGAGCGCCGTGTCAGCTCCAAGGCTCAACGTGTTTCGGTCGCTCAAGCACATTTATGCGCAGATTGTGGACGACGCCAGAGGCTGTACTCTGATATCCGCATCGACGTGTGATGCGGACATTCGCAAGACCCTGAAGAGTGGCGGCAACATCGCGGCGGCCAAGGTGGTTGGAAAAGCGCTGGCGGAACGCGCGAAGAATGTCGGAATTGCCCGGGTTGTTTTTGACCGGGGGGGGTATACCTATCACGGGCGCGTCAAAGCGCTGGCCGACGAAGCCAGGCAGAACGGACTGACGTTTTAACGCGAAGGAGAGCGCAATTTGGCTGTTGAGATAGATCCAAGTACGTTACAACTGAAAGACCAGGTCGTGTCCATCAATCGTGTCACCAAGGTAGTAAAAGGCGGAAAGAACCTCAGCTTTTCGGCCTTGGTGGTTGTGGGTGACGGCAACGGCTACGTCGGCTTTGGCACCGGCAAAGCGCGAGAAGTGCCAATGGCCATCCGCAAGGGAATCGAGGTTGCCAAGAAATCGCTGCACAAGGTTCGCATTACTGAAACCACGATTCCGCACGCTGTGGTGGGCCACTACGGCGCTGGCAGGGTCCTGCTGAAGCCCGCCGCAGCCGGTACAGGCGTGATTGCCGGAGGGCCGGTCCGTGCGGTGGTGGAGGCTGCCGGAATTCAGAACGTTCTGACCAAATCACTCGGCACGACGAACCCGCATAACGTTGTCAAAGCCACGATGGAGGCGCTCCTCAGCCTCCGGACTACTGAGGATGTCGCTGCGTTGCGTGGGAAGCAAGTGGAAGAAATTTAGGGAGGCAGAAAGATCGTGCCAAAAAAAACCGGAACAATTCATATCAAGTGGATCCGGAGCGGGATTGGGTTTACGCGAAAGCAGAAGGAGATCGTCAGGAGCATCGGGCTGCACCGTTTGAACCAGGTGGTTGAACGGCCCGACACTGCCCACTTCCACGGCTTGGTTGCAAAAATATCCCATCTGGTAGAGGTGGTCGAGCCGCCGGGGGCCCCTGCGTG from Terriglobia bacterium harbors:
- the rplF gene encoding 50S ribosomal protein L6, with the translated sequence MSRIGRKPIAVPSGVTLQAEANVVTVKGPKGTLQVPLPRGIRLERQDGTYLAQMEKEGQTALRGLVRAEVANAIEGVTKGFERHLDIVGIGYRAEVSGKSVVLALGYSHPVNFPIPEGISVSVEKQTHLVIKGVNARLVGQTAARIRGLRPPDPYKNKGVRYTGERLKKKVGKAAAGAAKA
- the rplR gene encoding 50S ribosomal protein L18, producing MLTQVSKNVRRQRVHQRIRRRVRSAVSAPRLNVFRSLKHIYAQIVDDARGCTLISASTCDADIRKTLKSGGNIAAAKVVGKALAERAKNVGIARVVFDRGGYTYHGRVKALADEARQNGLTF
- the rpsE gene encoding 30S ribosomal protein S5, which codes for MAVEIDPSTLQLKDQVVSINRVTKVVKGGKNLSFSALVVVGDGNGYVGFGTGKAREVPMAIRKGIEVAKKSLHKVRITETTIPHAVVGHYGAGRVLLKPAAAGTGVIAGGPVRAVVEAAGIQNVLTKSLGTTNPHNVVKATMEALLSLRTTEDVAALRGKQVEEI